The following are encoded in a window of Paenibacillaceae bacterium GAS479 genomic DNA:
- a CDS encoding phage shock protein A (PspA) family protein → MSLFKRLRDLTLSNVYALIDKAEDPVKMTDQYIRDMASDLEDAEKAVAAQIALEKKFKKLYEEQEALVEKRLQQAHGAAEAGNVDLARRALEEKKAAESKRDEYRVAYDTNKASADNLRDKLAQMQKQLTDLKNKRETLVARANAAKAQVQINKSMNGFGSDTAMAGLKRMEDKVLGLESQAEASNVMNDKGKSLDEEFEALGRDKAVEDELASLLKQYEK, encoded by the coding sequence ATGTCTTTGTTCAAACGCCTGCGCGACCTGACCCTGTCCAATGTGTACGCCTTGATCGACAAGGCAGAAGATCCAGTGAAGATGACGGATCAATATATTCGAGATATGGCAAGTGACTTGGAGGACGCGGAGAAGGCGGTTGCCGCCCAGATCGCCCTTGAGAAGAAATTTAAGAAGCTTTACGAAGAGCAGGAAGCTCTTGTGGAAAAACGTCTCCAACAGGCGCATGGTGCAGCGGAAGCCGGCAATGTAGACCTTGCTCGCAGAGCGCTGGAGGAGAAGAAAGCTGCTGAGTCGAAACGCGACGAGTACCGTGTTGCCTATGACACGAACAAGGCATCTGCGGACAATCTGCGTGATAAGCTGGCGCAAATGCAGAAGCAGCTCACCGATCTGAAAAACAAGCGTGAGACGCTTGTAGCTCGTGCCAATGCCGCGAAAGCTCAGGTCCAGATCAATAAGTCGATGAACGGCTTCGGCTCTGACACTGCGATGGCAGGCCTTAAGCGCATGGAAGATAAAGTGCTCGGCTTGGAATCCCAGGCAGAAGCCAGCAATGTAATGAATGACAAAGGGAAGTCACTGGATGAGGAATTCGAGGCTCTTGGCCGCGATAAAGCCGTCGAAGACGAACTGGCCTCCCTGCTGAAGCAATACGAAAAGTAA
- a CDS encoding Predicted PurR-regulated permease PerM, which translates to MKIGRFYQACISIILVLVILYLLSRLEFLYRPVLLAFNILLLPFVVSFFFYYLLRPLVTQLHKWKLPKWLAVLVLFIAMFTLVALLVVLVWPTLQSQTEGFIENLPVLAKGVQDQIDYLQTQSFGGFSLKEIDLTSKVSEYLEQAINYASVYLQNAVSIVTTVSLVVGTVPVLLYYMLKEDRKGYTSFVRFSPAKYRADAIEIFNHIDKMLSEFVIGRVVCCLALGAFAYIGFLLVDLPYSLLLAIFVGVLNMIPYIGSIIGSIPCILIAFTDSFTTAIWVLVIILLAQQLEGNLISPYVYGRTMDIHPLTTIVVVLIAGAISGIVGIMISIPVYMICKIIILQIAEHFERKSQPDGNVI; encoded by the coding sequence TTGAAAATCGGAAGGTTCTATCAGGCTTGCATTAGTATCATTCTTGTGCTGGTCATTCTTTATTTGCTCTCTAGGCTGGAGTTTCTGTACCGACCCGTACTGCTTGCTTTTAACATCTTGCTTCTTCCCTTTGTTGTGTCATTTTTTTTCTATTACCTGTTACGACCGTTAGTTACGCAGCTACATAAGTGGAAATTACCCAAATGGCTTGCCGTGCTTGTGCTGTTCATCGCCATGTTCACACTCGTGGCCCTGCTTGTTGTGCTAGTGTGGCCTACTCTGCAGTCGCAGACAGAGGGCTTTATCGAGAATTTACCCGTTCTGGCAAAAGGAGTGCAGGACCAAATCGACTATTTGCAAACGCAAAGTTTTGGCGGCTTTAGCCTGAAAGAAATCGACCTAACCTCGAAGGTGTCGGAATACCTTGAGCAAGCGATCAACTATGCTTCCGTTTACTTGCAGAACGCCGTCTCTATCGTTACTACCGTGAGTCTGGTCGTAGGTACAGTCCCCGTCTTGCTGTATTATATGCTCAAGGAAGACCGCAAAGGATATACATCCTTCGTGCGGTTCTCACCAGCAAAGTACCGCGCTGATGCCATCGAGATCTTCAATCATATTGATAAAATGCTGAGCGAATTCGTCATTGGGCGCGTTGTATGCTGTCTGGCACTTGGCGCATTCGCCTATATCGGCTTTCTGCTTGTGGATTTGCCTTACTCGCTGCTGCTCGCGATCTTTGTCGGAGTGCTGAATATGATCCCGTATATCGGATCTATTATTGGATCCATTCCATGTATCTTGATTGCCTTTACGGATTCTTTCACCACCGCGATCTGGGTGCTGGTCATTATTTTGCTGGCGCAACAGTTGGAGGGTAATCTCATTTCACCTTATGTTTATGGTAGAACAATGGACATCCATCCGCTTACAACGATAGTTGTTGTGCTCATCGCTGGAGCGATCAGCGGCATAGTCGGCATTATGATCTCGATTCCGGTATACATGATCTGCAAAATCATCATTTTGCAGATTGCTGAGCACTTTGAGCGAAAATCACAGCCGGACGGCAACGTTATATGA